In Citrus sinensis cultivar Valencia sweet orange chromosome 3, DVS_A1.0, whole genome shotgun sequence, the sequence gaagaaaaaggagGTTGTGGTTGAGAAGACTGGTGGCCCCGCTGAGAGCTACGAGGATTTCGCTGCTGCTTTGCCTGAGAATGATTGTCGATATGCTGTATATGACTTTGACTATGTGACTTCTGAGAATTGTCAGAAGAGCAAGATATTCTTCATTGCATGGTTAGTTCTTGCCTTCAAATTTGTAAATGTTTCtcaatttgattgattttgttaCTTGTTGATCAGATAATATATCCTCGCTTGCCAAATGTGACAATCAACATCATGAAAATCCATCAACTGGAGAACTGATGCCTGATGATGCATTTCTTATACCTTCGTAATTCTTGCAGTATTGTTCTAGCTTTATAAAACTTCTTCATTAGGATCTCATTCTTAAACTATTTACCTCTCTCTAATCAGGTCCCCTTCAACCTCTAGAATCCGTGCCAAGATGCTGTACGCCACATCTAAAGACAGATTTCGACGGGAGCTGGATGGTATCCACTATGAGATTCAGGCTACTGATCCTACAGAGATGGATCTTGAAGAGCTTAGAAACCGTGCAAACTGAAGAGTCTGCAGTTTTGCAGTTTCTTCCTtccatgaaaaaaaaatcagcaagGGGTTCTGCCAACTGTTGCTCCTTGCTTCATTAATCTATGTGCAAAAATCTATGCGTAATCTTCGAATAACTGGCAATGTGGGAAGACTGATTGGGCTGAGGTTATCTTGTTGTGGTGAAATTAGCTTCCCAGTGGTTTATTGCTACTCTGATGAATATAAGTTTGTTTGTTGGGTATTTGGAAATCCTAGAACATATTATCGTAACATTGATCTCTAATTCATATTCGCTGTCCTTGTACTTCCtccttgattttattttctataatgtGAAAGTGGACCAGagaagattacaaatgaaggGATCACATTCTTAGAAATAGAACTACTGCGTGTTATAAAAGCTAACTCTTCTATTGCTTTTAAATGCAGAACTAGCAAAAGAATTTGTTTGGGAAAACGATTACTTTGATGCTAATTTGTTCCtaatgaccaaaaaaaaaatattgttccGTAAGACTAAAACAACAGACGGTTCTTGTTATGTGTTCGCTTGTCTTATGCTACCTCTGCCCCATTTTGATCATTGTTCCACCTCCTCCTCGCACAAAGATTTCTCCTTTCAGGCACCAAGAAAGTGAACATCTTGCCCAAAAGGTTGAATATACCCAA encodes:
- the LOC102617774 gene encoding actin-depolymerizing factor; amino-acid sequence: MSFRGLSRPNATSGMGVADHSKNAFTELQRKKVHRYVIFKIDEKKKEVVVEKTGGPAESYEDFAAALPENDCRYAVYDFDYVTSENCQKSKIFFIAWSPSTSRIRAKMLYATSKDRFRRELDGIHYEIQATDPTEMDLEELRNRAN